The Streptomyces sp. HUAS MG91 sequence TCCGCACGCCACCGCGTACGCGGCCGTCCGCTCGCTGGCCGCCACGGACTCCGACGAGCAGCCGCCGACCGTGACGTCCCTGCGGGTGGCCGCGTCGCCGGACCAGAGCGGCCGGGGCTTCCAGGCGATCACGCTCGGCGCCCCGACCGGGATCCGGGTCTGGGAGCCGCTGACGACACCGTGGATGGCGTCACCGGCCCGGGCCGCGCAGGTCATCGAGGACCAGACGGCCGGCTGGTTCCAGGCCTAAGGCGTGTGTCCGGGGCGCGCCTCACCCCTTCTGCTCGACCCGCACCCAGTCGATCTGTGCCTGGACGCCGCCGCGCGTGATCGCGTCGACGCTGGACTGCGGCAGGCCCCAGTACGGCTGGGTGACCTTGTTCCAGCCGGCCGGGTAGGCGCCGCCGAGGGCGAGGTTGAGGATCAGGTACTGGTTGCGGTCGAAGACCCACTGCCCGCGGGTGGACTCCAGCTTGGTCCGGGTGGTGCGCTGGACGACAGTGCCGTCGACGGTGAAGCGCATCTCGGTCGGCGTCCACTCCACGCCGTAGGTGTGCCACTGGTCGGCGGTGGAGCCGCCCGGGTAGTGCTGCTGCGCGCCGATGTTGCCGTCGGCGGAGTAGCCGGGGCCGTGCAGCGCCGAGCTGGTCCAGTCGCCGTAGCCGATGTTCTCCATGATGTCGGTCTCGCCGGACGCGGGCCAGGAGACCGACGGGTCGTCGACGTTGCTGCCCAGCAGCCAGAACGCGGGCCAGAACCCGTCCCCGACCGGCAGCTTCATCCGGGCGCTCACCCTGCCGTAGGTGAAGTCGAGCTTGGTGTGGGTGTCGATGCGGCCGGAGGTGAAGTCGTAGGTGCCGCCGCCCGCCTTGGTGCAGCCCTTGCAGTACTTGGCGGCGAGGACCAGATTGCCGTTCTCGGTGCGGATGTTGTCCGTCGAGTCGACGTAGGCCTGGGACTCGCCGTTGACCGGGCCCATCTCCGTGCCGGTTCTGACCACCCGCCACTTGGCGCGGTCGAGGGCCGCTCCGGTGAAGTCGTCGAAGAACGTCGTGCGGTACGTGCCCGACTGCTCGCCGGGCAGGGCCGGGTAGGCGGCGTCGGCGCTGCCGCCGGTGCCCCAGACCTGGAACTCGTAGAGCGAGTAGCCGAATTGGGCGGTGGCGGGCGCCGGGTTGTAGAACGACCGGCGTTCCTTGCCGAGCATGCGGACGTAACGGCCGGTGGCCGGGGTGGGCAGCTGGACCGTGTCGTGCCGGCCCGTCGCGTCGCCCGGGGACTTGATGTCGGCGCGGCGGGCGGCGACCTCGGCGGCGCTCGGGCGGTAGACGGTGCGCCAGGTCC is a genomic window containing:
- a CDS encoding discoidin domain-containing protein, which translates into the protein MRRPLLLACAATALTALVLAPQALAAPPAATVAAADWTTDLAAAAYAANPASVTASGSENAGTTPAKAVDADPNSRWSSDFSDTAWLRVDLGATVRIDRVTLDWEAAYGKRYVLEVSKNGTDWQPFYTEDAGTGGSVTAHTYPQEVRGRYVRLRGIERATPYGYSLYSFKVYGGTPAPASTARTNLALHHPAYSNYYQHAGNSPAFVTDGGWPADLKADQTRWSSDWNADRWVSVDLGATSTINSVDFYWEAAYAVDYELQVSDDNRTWRTVYRPSAAEVAARRADIKSPGDATGRHDTVQLPTPATGRYVRMLGKERRSFYNPAPATAQFGYSLYEFQVWGTGGSADAAYPALPGEQSGTYRTTFFDDFTGAALDRAKWRVVRTGTEMGPVNGESQAYVDSTDNIRTENGNLVLAAKYCKGCTKAGGGTYDFTSGRIDTHTKLDFTYGRVSARMKLPVGDGFWPAFWLLGSNVDDPSVSWPASGETDIMENIGYGDWTSSALHGPGYSADGNIGAQQHYPGGSTADQWHTYGVEWTPTEMRFTVDGTVVQRTTRTKLESTRGQWVFDRNQYLILNLALGGAYPAGWNKVTQPYWGLPQSSVDAITRGGVQAQIDWVRVEQKG